A stretch of the Teredinibacter haidensis genome encodes the following:
- a CDS encoding nitrite/sulfite reductase, with product MYVYDEHDHQIIRERAAQFKGQTERYLAGKLKEDEFLPLRLQNGLYIQRLAPMMRIAVPYGMMNSRQLRKLAHICRYYDKGYCHVTTRQNIQLNWPQLEQVPDILAELAEVEMHAVQTSGNCIRNVTSDQFAGVAPDEIVDPRAYCEIIRQWSTFHPEFAFLPRKFKIAVSGSKDDRAAIHFHDIGLQLIQQEGGSIGFKVLVGGGLGRTPIIGSVIREFLPEQDLLTYLEAILRIYNLHGRRDNKYKARIKILVKAKGPEAFSQMVEHEWEKIRDSQTLLTDKEIKRAKSFFTTPDYEEFTEQEEAQQLANQVKGSKAFGNWLSRNVFGHQMPGYRAVTLSLKPVGIPPGDITDAQLELIATLADKYSFGEVRATHEQNIVLADVPVHQLFSLWSELKPAGFATPNIGTLTDMICCPGGDFCSLANAKSIPIAEAIQREFDDLDYLYDLGNLDLNISGCMNACGHHHIGDIGILGVDKKGEEFYQVQLGGRSGNNAALGKVLGPSFSREEMSRVIRQLVDVYVEYRNEEESFGETYHRIGITSFKERVYAKAN from the coding sequence ATGTACGTTTACGACGAACATGACCACCAGATTATCCGAGAGCGCGCCGCTCAGTTTAAAGGTCAAACCGAACGCTACCTTGCAGGCAAGCTAAAGGAAGACGAGTTTTTACCCCTTCGCCTCCAAAATGGTCTCTACATTCAGCGCCTGGCACCAATGATGCGCATTGCCGTTCCATACGGCATGATGAACTCAAGGCAGTTACGAAAGCTCGCTCATATCTGTCGATACTACGACAAGGGCTATTGCCACGTAACGACTCGCCAAAACATTCAATTGAACTGGCCGCAACTAGAGCAAGTGCCCGACATTCTCGCGGAACTCGCTGAAGTTGAAATGCACGCGGTACAAACCAGCGGTAACTGTATCCGCAACGTGACATCCGATCAGTTCGCCGGTGTCGCACCGGATGAAATTGTCGATCCGCGCGCCTACTGCGAAATCATCCGCCAGTGGTCTACTTTCCACCCAGAATTCGCCTTTCTGCCGCGCAAATTTAAAATCGCCGTTTCCGGTAGTAAAGATGATCGTGCTGCCATCCATTTCCACGATATTGGCCTGCAATTGATCCAACAGGAAGGCGGCAGTATTGGTTTTAAGGTGTTGGTGGGTGGAGGCTTGGGTAGAACCCCCATTATTGGCAGTGTTATTCGAGAGTTTCTCCCAGAACAAGACTTGTTGACGTATTTGGAAGCCATCCTGCGTATCTACAATTTGCACGGTCGTCGCGACAACAAATACAAAGCGAGAATCAAGATTCTAGTAAAGGCCAAAGGCCCCGAAGCCTTCAGCCAAATGGTTGAACATGAATGGGAAAAAATTCGCGATAGTCAAACACTGCTTACCGATAAAGAAATTAAACGGGCCAAAAGCTTCTTCACTACACCTGATTACGAAGAATTTACCGAACAGGAAGAAGCACAACAACTGGCAAATCAAGTAAAGGGGAGCAAGGCCTTTGGCAACTGGCTTTCACGTAATGTTTTCGGCCACCAAATGCCCGGTTATAGAGCCGTGACCTTATCGTTAAAGCCAGTTGGTATTCCACCGGGAGATATCACTGACGCGCAGCTAGAACTCATCGCGACGCTTGCAGACAAATATTCATTTGGCGAAGTTAGAGCAACGCACGAACAGAATATTGTCCTGGCCGATGTGCCGGTCCACCAATTATTCTCGTTATGGTCGGAATTGAAACCTGCCGGATTTGCGACCCCCAATATCGGCACACTCACTGATATGATTTGTTGCCCCGGTGGCGATTTCTGCTCTCTGGCAAATGCCAAATCTATCCCGATAGCTGAAGCCATCCAGCGTGAATTTGATGATTTGGATTACCTATACGATCTCGGCAATTTGGATTTGAATATCTCCGGTTGTATGAACGCCTGTGGCCACCACCATATCGGCGATATCGGCATACTAGGTGTTGACAAAAAAGGCGAGGAATTCTATCAGGTACAGCTCGGCGGTCGTTCAGGTAACAATGCCGCTCTCGGGAAAGTACTAGGCCCATCATTCTCTCGGGAAGAAATGTCCAGGGTCATTCGTCAGCTGGTTGATGTCTATGTTGAGTATCGCAACGAGGAAGAAAGCTTCGGCGAGACCTACCATCGTATCGGTATAACCTCATTTAAGGAGCGAGTGTATGCGAAAGCTAATTAA
- a CDS encoding DUF2970 domain-containing protein yields MSLRTAILFTTKTTASEQTNKPGFIRLLRSVLAAAIGVQSEKNRQSDFSQKSALPYIVAGIVFTFALIGILIAVVSMII; encoded by the coding sequence ATGAGCCTTCGAACAGCTATTCTTTTTACTACCAAGACCACCGCTTCTGAGCAAACGAACAAGCCTGGGTTTATTCGTTTGCTCAGAAGCGTACTAGCTGCCGCAATAGGTGTTCAAAGTGAGAAAAACAGGCAGTCGGATTTTTCTCAGAAGTCAGCACTGCCGTATATTGTTGCGGGCATCGTCTTTACCTTTGCTCTTATAGGGATATTGATTGCGGTTGTTAGTATGATTATATAA